A stretch of the Methanobacterium veterum genome encodes the following:
- a CDS encoding DUF2206 domain-containing protein, producing the protein MLTENYIKLNNCEFKKFFRFILLIHLSLWGSLGLEFIGINIPFIREIIGLIYLVFVPGILVLRVLKLHNLSNIETILYTVGLSLTALMFTGLIISIIFPPLGIEKPLSLLPLLLSMNLFTISLLVLSYFIGNDYSKPNQIDIKISLKQLFLILPLFLSIFGSYLINYYNNNIGTMVLIIYIAIIILLVGFNKIGKNLYPLTIFIISISLLFQNSLVSNYIAGYDIQREYFVATSIINNFRWESTLFPSNWTFFSAGTTILSITTLPSYFYHVCGINLVWIFKVIYPLFFSLVPLGLFKLFKREINSKIAFFSCIYFVTSYSFFYNMLQLMREIIGEIFLVAIILLLLDTKIDKKSKSVLLVLFIFSLTVSHYGLAYIFLAIFIGVYFLQYLINKYRKQSNNDNITFNILILFLTCVLAWYLYTANSSVFISIVKIFDNIGQSFIADFLDPSSTQGLGIIVTKNTPLNTITKYLYIITQFLIVIGIMGYILKFGETVKRLKVQKNFILFAIANLIICIISIIVPNFSNQLDTVRIFQITLIVLSPFMVIGFLLILEYFPKLIIFNKKWSIRGKFNIISIFFIVFLLFNTGIIQEVFKEPYKPTMAFTSVNDPPVFNEIEVTSAGWLSKYRNDSYVYSDSNGFALLGGLTGINSRSLRYNLITNTFQDIKNGSYIYLRPTNINGELNVPQDIEGATTEGYISINSLMPIVKEKNKIYDDGSNILE; encoded by the coding sequence ATGCTTACAGAAAATTATATTAAATTGAATAACTGTGAATTTAAAAAATTTTTTAGGTTTATATTGCTTATACACCTAAGTTTATGGGGTTCATTAGGCTTAGAGTTTATAGGAATTAATATTCCATTTATAAGAGAAATTATTGGGCTTATTTATCTTGTTTTTGTACCGGGAATACTAGTTCTTAGAGTTCTTAAATTACATAACCTTAGTAATATAGAAACAATTTTATATACTGTTGGATTAAGTCTCACTGCGTTAATGTTTACGGGTCTAATTATTAGTATTATATTTCCTCCTTTGGGCATTGAAAAACCACTTTCATTGTTACCATTATTACTGTCTATGAATTTATTTACAATCTCCTTGCTAGTATTAAGTTACTTTATTGGCAATGATTATTCTAAGCCTAATCAAATAGATATTAAAATATCTTTAAAACAGCTATTTTTGATATTGCCTCTCTTTTTAAGCATATTTGGATCATATTTGATAAATTATTACAATAATAACATTGGAACTATGGTTCTAATAATATATATAGCTATAATTATCCTTCTTGTTGGATTTAATAAAATAGGGAAGAATTTATACCCTTTAACAATTTTCATAATTTCTATTTCTTTGTTATTTCAGAACTCATTAGTTTCTAATTATATTGCAGGTTATGATATTCAAAGAGAATATTTTGTAGCTACTTCTATAATTAATAATTTCAGATGGGAATCAACATTATTTCCTTCTAACTGGACCTTTTTTAGTGCGGGAACTACAATCTTAAGTATTACTACATTGCCATCATATTTTTATCATGTTTGCGGTATAAATTTAGTATGGATATTTAAAGTAATTTATCCATTATTCTTTTCTTTGGTTCCTCTTGGATTATTTAAACTATTTAAAAGGGAAATCAATAGCAAAATTGCATTTTTTTCATGCATTTATTTTGTAACATCTTATAGTTTCTTTTATAACATGCTCCAGTTAATGAGGGAGATAATAGGTGAAATTTTTCTCGTTGCAATTATCTTATTATTATTAGATACAAAAATAGATAAAAAAAGTAAAAGCGTATTATTAGTGCTGTTTATTTTTTCTTTGACAGTTTCACATTATGGTTTAGCATACATTTTTCTAGCTATATTTATTGGAGTTTACTTTCTACAGTATTTGATAAATAAATACCGAAAACAGAGTAATAATGATAATATTACGTTTAATATTTTGATTTTGTTTTTAACTTGTGTATTGGCATGGTATCTATATACTGCCAATTCTTCAGTCTTTATTTCAATTGTAAAAATTTTTGATAATATAGGTCAATCATTCATAGCGGACTTTTTAGATCCAAGTTCTACTCAAGGTTTAGGTATAATTGTGACTAAAAATACTCCTTTAAATACTATAACAAAATATCTATATATTATTACACAATTTTTAATAGTAATTGGTATTATGGGTTACATATTAAAATTTGGTGAAACAGTTAAAAGACTAAAAGTGCAAAAGAATTTTATTCTTTTTGCTATAGCTAATTTGATAATTTGTATAATATCAATAATAGTACCTAATTTTTCTAATCAGTTGGATACTGTAAGAATATTTCAGATTACTCTTATAGTTTTATCACCTTTTATGGTTATTGGGTTTCTATTAATTTTAGAATATTTCCCTAAATTAATTATTTTCAATAAAAAATGGAGTATTCGTGGAAAATTTAATATTATTTCAATATTTTTTATAGTATTCTTACTTTTTAATACTGGAATTATTCAGGAAGTGTTTAAAGAACCTTATAAACCAACAATGGCCTTTACAAGTGTGAATGATCCACCTGTGTTCAATGAAATAGAAGTTACAAGTGCAGGATGGTTGAGTAAATATAGAAATGATAGTTATGTTTATTCTGACTCTAATGGATTTGCACTTTTAGGTGGATTAACTGGTATTAATTCACGAAGTTTGAGATATAATTTGATAACAAATACCTTTCAGGATATAAAGAATGGTTCATATATATACTTAAGACCTACTAATATCAATGGGGAGCTAAATGTTCCACAAGATATTGAAGGTGCTACTACTGAAGGATATATCAGCATAAATTCGTTAATGCCCATAGTTAAAGAAAAAAATAAAATTTATGATGATGGTTCTAATATTTTAGAATAA
- a CDS encoding glycosyltransferase family 4 protein: MKNKADKLKMVCIGQLLSDGTGIAGGARFKNMMSIFENIGIEINLISFSFFSDKFYIEHKKDESFKTTVVHLPKNLPKYLKALAIFPVFYYAFKESKNSDFIFSDFITEISYIPAIITGKIRNKPVILDFIDTNFFKIIPDFIRKYSARSASMIFAISYYLHDFAKYEYKCKNVSYIPNGINTNSFKMDKISRDKKRKELHIRKNDIVIGYTGSFAYYEGIPILLEAFKKLSEKYPSLKLAIMGKIYFSGDNDIEKLVKTMKLNDKIILIPSKPYEEVPKYLSAFDILCCSKIDCKINRVANPIKVVEYLSMELPTVCSAVGGIIDTIDDGNDGFLVTPGDVKSLEKKIEWIILNSDEAHKIAHNGRETVLNKYSYGAIENTVKEALNKMKKI; encoded by the coding sequence ATGAAGAACAAAGCAGATAAATTAAAAATGGTTTGTATTGGTCAGTTACTGTCTGATGGAACTGGAATAGCTGGAGGGGCACGTTTTAAGAACATGATGTCTATATTTGAAAATATTGGTATTGAAATAAATTTAATTTCATTTTCTTTTTTTTCTGATAAATTTTATATTGAACATAAAAAAGATGAATCATTTAAAACAACTGTTGTTCATTTACCTAAAAATTTACCAAAATATTTAAAAGCGTTAGCTATTTTTCCTGTCTTTTATTATGCTTTCAAGGAATCTAAGAATTCGGATTTTATTTTCTCAGATTTTATAACTGAAATAAGTTATATACCTGCAATTATAACTGGTAAAATTAGGAATAAGCCCGTTATTTTGGATTTTATTGATACTAACTTTTTTAAAATAATACCGGATTTTATAAGAAAATATTCTGCAAGAAGTGCCAGTATGATTTTTGCAATTAGTTACTATCTCCATGATTTTGCTAAATATGAATATAAATGTAAGAATGTATCCTATATTCCTAATGGTATAAATACAAATTCTTTTAAAATGGATAAAATATCTCGAGACAAAAAAAGAAAGGAACTCCATATAAGAAAAAATGACATAGTAATTGGATATACTGGTTCTTTTGCTTATTATGAAGGAATACCTATTCTTCTTGAGGCATTTAAAAAGTTAAGTGAGAAATATCCTTCACTTAAATTAGCCATTATGGGAAAAATATATTTTTCAGGAGATAATGATATTGAGAAGTTAGTAAAGACTATGAAATTAAATGATAAAATTATTTTAATTCCTTCAAAGCCATATGAAGAAGTCCCAAAATATCTATCTGCTTTTGACATTCTTTGTTGTTCAAAAATTGATTGTAAAATAAACAGAGTGGCTAATCCTATAAAAGTTGTTGAATATTTATCTATGGAATTGCCTACAGTCTGTTCTGCAGTTGGAGGTATTATTGATACAATTGATGATGGAAATGATGGCTTTCTTGTTACGCCCGGTGATGTTAAATCACTAGAAAAAAAGATAGAATGGATAATTTTAAATTCAGATGAAGCCCATAAAATAGCTCATAATGGCCGGGAAACCGTACTAAATAAATATAGTTATGGTGCGATTGAAAATACAGTTAAAGAAGCACTGAATAAAATGAAAAAAATATAA
- a CDS encoding class I SAM-dependent methyltransferase, giving the protein MNSKFPYCDLCQSKEVEFLFSNEDRMFPEMEGSFNLLKCKECGLIFVYPQPSFNILTNHYPDNYSVFDEGKIKHFRKVFTLIEMLYQYCNVRSDQSIFFRLINLLLVPFSPMFRTISLVENGNFLDVGCGIGYFPLVMKYLGMNAYGVEPGKIDRELSEQYNLDITTGTLLEAKYNDNFFDLITLNHVLEHVDNPSEIMKELHRILKPNGFLVIATPISDSLAFKIFGKYWAQLDSPRHLFLFSTSVLKKYSEKYGFDIIKIRYNSTPSFQFISSIIYFLEDKRKKRCNRSLVQNPLLNLFFLPLTLVLNLIKRGDQCEFVMVKTEI; this is encoded by the coding sequence ATGAATAGCAAATTTCCATATTGTGATTTATGTCAATCGAAAGAGGTTGAATTTCTTTTCTCAAATGAGGATAGGATGTTCCCTGAAATGGAAGGTTCATTTAATTTACTTAAATGTAAAGAATGTGGTTTAATTTTTGTATATCCCCAACCATCTTTTAATATTTTAACTAATCATTATCCTGATAATTATTCTGTATTTGATGAAGGAAAAATTAAACATTTTAGGAAAGTTTTTACTCTAATTGAAATGTTATATCAATACTGTAATGTTAGATCAGATCAATCAATATTTTTTCGCTTAATAAATTTGTTATTAGTTCCATTTAGTCCTATGTTTAGAACTATAAGTCTTGTTGAGAATGGAAATTTTTTAGATGTTGGTTGTGGTATAGGCTATTTTCCATTGGTAATGAAATATTTAGGAATGAATGCTTATGGTGTTGAACCTGGAAAAATAGATAGAGAACTATCTGAACAATATAATTTAGACATAACTACAGGCACATTATTAGAAGCGAAGTATAACGATAATTTTTTTGATTTGATAACATTAAATCATGTATTAGAACATGTTGATAATCCTTCTGAAATAATGAAAGAATTGCACCGTATTTTAAAACCTAATGGTTTTCTTGTTATAGCTACGCCTATAAGCGATTCTTTAGCATTTAAAATATTTGGGAAGTATTGGGCACAATTAGATTCGCCAAGGCATTTATTTTTATTCTCTACAAGTGTTTTAAAAAAATATTCTGAAAAATATGGTTTTGATATAATTAAAATTAGATATAATTCAACTCCTTCTTTTCAATTTATCAGTTCTATTATATATTTCCTTGAAGATAAAAGAAAAAAAAGATGTAATAGAAGTTTAGTTCAAAATCCTCTTTTAAATTTATTTTTTTTACCTCTTACTTTGGTATTGAATTTGATTAAAAGAGGAGATCAATGTGAATTTGTAATGGTTAAAACGGAGATTTAA
- a CDS encoding NAD-dependent epimerase/dehydratase family protein: protein MNVLNEYEGETVLITGGAGCVGSNLSRKIAELGAEKVIILDNLSSAYEWNIPQNDNIQFIKGDILDDNALKRVFKEKPGYVFHLAAHFANQNSVDNPEKDLMVNGIGILKVLQYAQLIGVKRFVYSSSGCGVYGLDSKMPFEEHDISISLHTPYQVTKLLGELYTNYFHNLYDVPVVNARFFNVFGPGEVPGKYRNVIPNFFYWSMTGNALPITGDGSETRDWTYVEDIVAGLLAMGIKEEAIGEAINLGSAKDHRVIDMANTVNELTGNEKGIRYAPRRNWDAKTKLLSSIEKAEKLLDYKPRMSFNDGLKKTYEWFVNNWDNIERSAEFDSKEPKYVKLKQMSSNKNINCLRV from the coding sequence ATGAACGTATTAAATGAATATGAAGGGGAAACAGTATTAATTACAGGCGGCGCGGGTTGCGTTGGTAGTAATCTTTCCCGTAAAATTGCAGAGTTAGGTGCAGAAAAAGTAATAATATTGGACAATTTATCATCTGCATATGAATGGAATATTCCACAAAATGATAATATTCAATTTATAAAAGGGGATATTCTGGATGATAATGCATTAAAACGGGTCTTTAAGGAAAAACCAGGCTATGTATTCCATTTAGCTGCCCATTTTGCCAACCAGAATTCTGTGGATAATCCTGAGAAGGATTTAATGGTAAATGGAATCGGAATTTTAAAAGTGTTACAGTATGCTCAACTTATTGGAGTTAAAAGGTTCGTGTATTCTTCTTCTGGATGTGGTGTTTATGGTCTGGACTCTAAAATGCCTTTTGAAGAGCATGATATTTCAATAAGTCTCCATACTCCTTATCAGGTTACTAAATTACTTGGTGAACTTTACACTAATTATTTCCATAATTTATATGATGTTCCTGTTGTTAATGCTCGTTTTTTCAATGTTTTTGGCCCTGGTGAAGTACCTGGAAAATACAGGAATGTAATTCCTAATTTCTTCTACTGGTCTATGACTGGAAATGCACTTCCAATTACTGGAGATGGAAGTGAAACAAGGGACTGGACTTATGTTGAGGATATAGTTGCTGGTTTGCTTGCAATGGGTATAAAAGAAGAAGCAATTGGTGAGGCCATAAATCTTGGATCAGCTAAGGATCATAGGGTTATAGACATGGCGAATACTGTAAATGAACTTACTGGCAATGAAAAAGGTATCAGATATGCTCCACGTAGAAATTGGGATGCAAAAACGAAATTGCTCTCATCAATTGAGAAAGCCGAAAAGTTACTTGACTATAAACCTAGAATGTCATTTAATGATGGGCTAAAAAAGACTTATGAATGGTTTGTAAATAACTGGGATAATATCGAAAGAAGTGCAGAATTCGATTCTAAAGAGCCCAAATATGTAAAATTAAAGCAAATGAGTTCTAATAAAAATATTAACTGTTTAAGGGTTTAA
- a CDS encoding NAD-dependent epimerase/dehydratase family protein, with product METQKILVTGGAGFIGTNLVNELKNRGHEVTALDLLHNDRNDYIRADVKNYRQLERVFENNKFDYVYHLAAEYGRWNGEGYYENLWETNVIGTKHMIRLQEELGFRMIFFSSAEVYGDYNGIMSEDVMENNPIKDTYQMNDYAITKWAGELMCMNSATMFDTETVRVRPVNCYGPHEQVHPYKGFIPLFIYHALFNKPYTVYKGHKRIIDYVEDTARTFANIVDNFKSGEAYNVGSKQEWEHDIKEYSDMVLNAVGRDDSIVTYKEAENFTTKVKTIDFTKAIKDLKHNPQIPPEEGIKKTVEWIKWYYRIE from the coding sequence ATGGAAACTCAAAAAATATTAGTAACAGGTGGAGCCGGATTTATAGGCACAAACTTAGTAAATGAATTAAAAAATAGAGGACATGAAGTAACAGCACTTGATTTACTTCACAATGATAGAAATGACTACATAAGAGCTGATGTTAAAAACTACAGGCAGCTTGAAAGAGTTTTTGAAAACAATAAATTTGATTATGTTTATCATCTAGCCGCTGAATATGGTCGTTGGAACGGTGAGGGCTATTATGAAAACCTTTGGGAGACTAATGTAATTGGAACCAAACACATGATACGGTTACAAGAAGAATTAGGTTTTAGGATGATTTTCTTCTCATCAGCCGAAGTCTACGGTGATTATAATGGAATCATGAGTGAAGATGTAATGGAAAACAACCCCATAAAAGACACGTACCAGATGAATGACTATGCAATAACAAAATGGGCTGGAGAATTAATGTGCATGAACTCTGCCACCATGTTTGATACAGAAACCGTCAGGGTGAGGCCTGTAAATTGTTACGGACCACACGAACAAGTACACCCATACAAAGGATTTATCCCCTTATTCATATACCATGCCCTATTTAATAAGCCATATACTGTTTATAAAGGTCATAAAAGAATAATTGATTATGTTGAAGATACTGCAAGAACATTTGCAAACATTGTGGATAATTTCAAATCTGGAGAAGCCTACAACGTAGGAAGCAAACAGGAATGGGAACACGACATCAAAGAATACTCAGACATGGTCTTGAATGCAGTCGGACGCGACGACTCCATAGTAACCTACAAAGAAGCAGAAAACTTCACCACAAAAGTAAAAACCATTGACTTCACAAAAGCAATAAAAGACTTGAAACACAACCCGCAAATTCCACCAGAAGAAGGAATCAAAAAAACTGTAGAATGGATAAAATGGTATTATAGAATAGAATAA
- a CDS encoding DUF1972 domain-containing protein, producing MNDTEKPSIAIIGSRGIPNRYGGFEKFAEIISTELVKKGNNVYVSCEYAPDPKNSEYNGVHLFYFPIKPPKINLFRIIYEFLYDGYSLLWASKNADYVYMLGYSAAIFFFIPKLFGKSLWVNPDGIEWRRNKFNSLVKFLLKLSEKIAVFWADELIADSKEIKKYLDNRYNTNSIYISYGASEIQNVKWDSEKLSDCLKGVKINPSYYLVVARLEPENNIDIIVEGYLKSKTEKPLIVVGNFADLRYEHEINEILNSAPEDKKIIFTGGIYDMELLNMLRQNCSAYIHGHSVGGTNPSLLEAMVSKNLIIAHDNVFNREVCDKYSVYFNNSNELKASFDLVESQEFNNLECREGVFDRVKKVYSWDKIVDQYNALITSVTTGNEVNSEMILSKNSK from the coding sequence ATGAATGACACAGAAAAACCTTCAATAGCAATAATTGGTAGCAGGGGAATACCAAATCGTTATGGAGGATTTGAAAAATTTGCTGAGATAATAAGTACTGAACTAGTAAAAAAAGGTAATAATGTTTATGTAAGCTGTGAATATGCTCCAGACCCAAAAAATTCTGAATATAACGGAGTACATCTTTTTTATTTCCCAATAAAACCACCAAAAATTAATTTATTTAGGATAATCTATGAATTTTTATATGATGGATATTCTTTATTATGGGCAAGTAAAAATGCAGATTATGTGTATATGCTTGGGTACAGTGCTGCAATCTTCTTTTTTATACCTAAATTATTTGGAAAAAGTTTATGGGTAAATCCGGATGGTATAGAATGGAGGAGAAATAAATTTAATTCATTAGTAAAATTTTTACTTAAATTAAGTGAAAAAATCGCAGTTTTCTGGGCAGATGAGTTAATAGCTGATTCTAAAGAAATTAAAAAATATTTAGATAATAGATACAATACTAACTCTATTTATATTTCTTATGGGGCCTCAGAAATCCAAAATGTAAAATGGGACTCAGAAAAACTTTCAGATTGTCTTAAAGGGGTTAAGATTAATCCAAGTTATTACCTGGTTGTAGCAAGATTAGAACCTGAAAATAACATTGATATTATTGTAGAAGGTTATCTTAAGAGTAAAACAGAAAAACCACTTATTGTAGTTGGTAATTTTGCAGATCTCCGATATGAACATGAAATTAATGAAATTTTAAATAGTGCTCCTGAAGATAAGAAAATCATTTTCACTGGTGGTATTTATGACATGGAGTTATTAAACATGCTTAGACAAAACTGCAGTGCTTATATCCATGGACATTCAGTTGGAGGTACAAATCCCTCTCTTTTAGAAGCCATGGTTTCAAAGAACCTGATTATTGCACACGATAATGTGTTTAACCGTGAAGTTTGTGATAAATATTCAGTGTATTTCAATAATTCTAATGAATTAAAGGCTTCTTTTGATTTAGTAGAATCACAGGAATTTAATAATTTAGAATGTAGGGAAGGAGTATTTGATCGGGTGAAAAAAGTTTATTCTTGGGATAAAATTGTTGATCAATACAATGCTTTGATAACATCTGTTACTACTGGAAATGAAGTTAATAGTGAAATGATATTATCTAAAAATTCTAAATGA
- a CDS encoding nucleotidyltransferase domain-containing protein, which translates to MSIFNATHKYETIKLRPEDELLLCCARTDVNPEIRDKVLFLIQKKLDWDYLLDLASRHRLLPLLYHNLNLICPELVPEDILGELKDYFNVNVCKNLMMTGELIKVLDLLESEGITAIPYKGPVLASMAYGNIGLRQFNDIDLFIDKSDIQNIIKLLTSNGYKLLFGAKNLDDLTYIKTQRECLFVSNNGILIEFHWNSQGPHISIKNSQNLLYDPKELVEINMNNQNILSFSPENLLLILCLHNAKHHWDYLSWICDISELIQTSDINWPQVIEKADKLGIKRILFINLILVRNILGLNISEEISYHIVSDSKAKKLSFQIEGRIFNQKSVNIFEKSLFDLRKRENVLYAVNDCIKSLTSPSYADFKDMFLPKFLFPLYYLIRPILLLKRYGKGPL; encoded by the coding sequence ATGTCAATATTTAATGCAACTCATAAATATGAAACTATAAAGCTGCGCCCTGAAGATGAACTTCTTCTCTGCTGCGCTAGAACAGATGTGAATCCTGAAATTAGGGATAAAGTTTTGTTTTTAATTCAAAAAAAGTTGGATTGGGATTATTTGTTAGACTTGGCATCGAGACACAGGTTACTGCCGCTTTTATATCATAACCTTAATTTGATATGCCCCGAACTGGTTCCTGAAGATATTTTAGGTGAGCTTAAGGATTATTTTAATGTTAATGTCTGTAAAAATTTGATGATGACTGGAGAACTGATTAAGGTTCTTGATCTACTGGAGTCTGAGGGCATAACTGCGATTCCGTATAAGGGGCCTGTTTTGGCTTCAATGGCTTATGGAAATATTGGGTTACGGCAGTTTAATGATATTGATCTATTTATAGATAAATCTGATATTCAAAATATCATAAAATTGCTTACTTCTAATGGATACAAATTATTATTTGGCGCTAAAAATTTAGATGATTTAACATATATAAAAACTCAACGTGAGTGTTTATTTGTTAGTAATAATGGAATTCTTATAGAATTCCATTGGAATAGCCAGGGGCCTCATATTTCAATTAAAAACAGTCAAAATTTATTATATGATCCAAAGGAACTGGTAGAAATAAATATGAACAATCAAAATATTTTAAGCTTTTCTCCAGAGAATTTGCTTTTAATATTGTGTTTACATAATGCTAAACATCATTGGGATTATTTATCTTGGATTTGTGATATTTCAGAGTTAATTCAAACTAGTGATATAAACTGGCCACAGGTTATAGAAAAAGCTGATAAATTGGGCATTAAACGGATTTTATTCATAAATCTTATTTTAGTAAGGAATATATTGGGGCTAAACATTAGTGAAGAAATTTCATATCATATTGTTTCTGATTCAAAAGCAAAGAAACTTTCATTTCAAATTGAAGGAAGGATCTTCAATCAAAAATCAGTAAATATCTTTGAAAAATCACTTTTTGATTTAAGGAAAAGAGAAAATGTATTGTATGCAGTAAATGATTGTATTAAAAGCTTAACAAGCCCGTCATATGCTGATTTTAAAGATATGTTTTTACCTAAATTTTTATTTCCGTTATACTACTTAATTCGCCCTATTTTGTTGTTAAAAAGGTATGGTAAAGGCCCTCTTTAA
- a CDS encoding FxLYD domain-containing protein encodes MAKKLNFNKKILIPIIFVAALMLAATGAVFLAGMSGFAINTTSNSTWGEKQISVDAINVLNNSTMDTYEYNGTNYSYLDGYVQNNNEYDAFNVVMNATAYDESGNVFASNSTVHIKYKNIPAGGESYFYVIYPDPDKKITRIEVNVVDAKAEL; translated from the coding sequence ATGGCTAAAAAATTAAATTTCAATAAAAAAATTTTGATACCGATTATATTCGTTGCCGCTTTAATGCTGGCTGCAACTGGGGCAGTATTTTTAGCAGGTATGTCTGGATTTGCAATCAATACCACATCCAACAGCACGTGGGGAGAAAAACAAATTTCAGTAGATGCAATAAATGTTTTAAACAACAGCACAATGGACACCTACGAGTACAATGGCACTAACTATTCATATCTGGATGGTTATGTGCAGAATAACAATGAATACGACGCTTTTAATGTTGTAATGAACGCAACTGCATATGATGAATCAGGTAATGTATTTGCCAGTAACAGCACTGTTCATATAAAATATAAAAATATTCCCGCAGGTGGAGAATCCTATTTTTATGTTATCTATCCTGATCCAGACAAGAAAATTACGCGAATTGAAGTAAACGTTGTTGATGCTAAAGCAGAACTTTAA